From Cheilinus undulatus linkage group 15, ASM1832078v1, whole genome shotgun sequence:
CTTTAACCCatatgcaggaaaattctctcctTTTGATGATAAGTATGAATTATTGTCTGTTTACTGATTGCGGATAGGGGGAGAGAGCAGCTTGCAGCACTGTTTctctacagtttgatttttgctttgaaatgatGTTAAGTCATTTAGACCAGACGGTGTAGACTAGAGAGATCGAGGAAGGCTCAAATCAGGTTCAGCTCGGTTGTGGTTGAAAAGTAAATCCCCCTGCTGTGCTGAGCTGCAGTGCTGAGTCAAGCCACGCCATGTGATGGAAAAGCCCCATAGTTCAGTCATAGTCCAGGTGAATTTTAGACCAGGTTAATTTTCTCACCTCTCTCCTTCAGAATCTCGGCTTCGTAGTGGTCTGGTCCGATTAGCTGCTCCAGCTTGAATTTGATCCAACAGCCTTCAGAGTCTTTCTGCTGGCACTGTTTGGTGGGGAAGCTGAACTGATCAACCAGCTTTACTGTAACATTTGTGCACTCAAcgctgcagttatttttaaacGCCCCCAACCCAAAGCCCTGGCACTCGATGCAGTTCCTGAAATGATAGACAGATCATGATTTCTTTGTATGTCCAAACATTTTCTCAATTATCATTGATATGAAAACAGGATCTGGTCCAGGTGCTCACAGTTTGGTCTGGCAGGGGTCGGGACAGCCGAGGCAGGTCTGACATTTTGGGAGCTGATAGCCCTCGTTGCACTCACAGCGGTTACACTTACACCGTCCTCTGCCGAAGCACACCGTTCCTTTGTCGTCCGTTTGACATTTGTCATCTTTTTTCTCACACTGACAGGCCGAGCCCTCATAGCCCGGGTTGCACTCACACTTCCCACAGATACATTTCCCATTTCCTGTGAAGAGACGTCTCAGAGTTAATATGGTCGAGTTATCAGCTCtgaagctgttttattttaggGTGGGTGAACACTCACCTCCACACAGTTTGTTCTGGTACTTCTCGCAGTGTTCGTTGTCACACTCGCAGTATTTTCCGTAGAAAGTGCTTCCGCTATCCGTGGCGTGACACTGACAGCGGCCACACTCACAGTCTCCTCTGCCCCCACACTCAGTGCCATTCTCCTTCCTGCACAAAACTCTCAGCGCTGCCTCGTCCTTGTCTCCAACAGAACAGTTGCAGAACTGACCGACGAAGCCTTCCCTACAGctgaatgaaaaaatataattgtATGTCAGATTTAACCCTTCCATAcagctgaaaatgaaaatataaaatacctgTCAGACATAACCCTTTAATacagctgaaaatgaaaaatatatatatatatacatttgtCAGATTTAACCcttaaataaagctgaaaatttaaaaaaaatcagtcagatttaaccctttaatgagctgaaaatgaaaaaaaatatatatctgtTAGATTGAACCCTTCAATacagctgaaaatgaaaaaataaaaaatatctgtcAGATTTGACCATTCAAAACTGCttaacaataaaatataaaaaatctgTCAGATTCAAACCTTTAAtttatatgaataaaaaattcaagataaaaacacattcatctgatttagtttttctttgctCAGTATCtactccttttctttttttacataaatagcTAATCACTGGTTGTGTTTATGGAGCTAAATTCATGGAAAAAGTTaagttaatatgaaaaaaaaaatgtgaaactgAAAGTTTATGGTTTGAtcctgaatgaaaaataaataaaaacacttaactAGAAACAAAAATAAGCGTAAGTTTTTTTCaatctaaatatatttttgcttcagctctgtatttatttcagttaaataatttattttcctttaattactcttaaatacagtgcttaacaaatttattagaccacctgtcatatttgtctcagagaccatccagcatcatgaagtgctttaatgcggactctctccacgttttaccattttgaagaggaatgagggatttcaaactgaattcacccaaatttgagctggttCACTTGGCTTccctgagaagtcagaaattaatcaagcataacaatcaatcactaaaacaaatttttctgttcaggaatgcaagtaaataactataatttgacatattaatcaagaaatattaatgtgctttactattttttcagtttttttgtaaatcagtacatttgaaaattcatggataacaataataattatattttagaattaaaaatatcatttgggttaaagagcttctacataatggtgtattaaccattgcagaaacataaaaaatgattttggtaattaccaatgctgttaatttagggcagctgtggcataaaccttactttggttagggttagggtggtctaataaatttgttaagcactgtatattttcacatttaaggtgtttttttttttaatttgttttttagttgCAGGTTTAATGTTTTCGGATTCAAAtctttttgtttcacatttaaatCTTCTGTTCTTAGGTTCAGATTTTGGGTCCAGTATGGAAGTGGAAAAATTGTTTCTTTAAGTATGGGTGATTAATGTAACAATCTGACATACTCTAATGTTTTAATAGATGAATAACTGCTAAGAGTAGTCTAAAACAGCTTGTAAAAGCTAAGTTTGTCCTCAGAATCCCTTTATTTACAGCTAATTAAGTGAGTACAGTATATAGAAAGTGTTGAGTCATATATCTCAAAGTACCCATGTTTCCTGAAGGCGACATAATTGGGGAAGGCTCTGAGCCTTCTTTGCTATGCTGTCACCCACAATTCCACACCCTTCTCAGTCGAGACCACGCCCCCCACGCCATCAGGTCCAAAAGTTTGAACCTGAAAAAATATGATctgaaagtgagaaaaaaatttgaacccaagaaaagaagatttgaatttgaaacaaaaagatttgaatctgaaaacattaaacctgcaactgaaaaaaataataccttaaatgtgaaaataaatttaagagtaaaacatgaaaataaattatttaactgaaataatTACAGAgctatagcaaaaatatatttagattGAAAAAACTTTGCCTATCCTTACTTTTAGTTCCAGTTCAATGTTTGTAATTTTTCCATTTCAGGAGCAAACCATAAACTTTCagtttcaaatttatttttttgattaacatttttttttttcaaatgaacaaATCTTTTGGCATGGATTTAGATCCATATATAATACTATgaatataaatgtgtttataGCTGATTCAATAAAAAAGAGTCGACTGTTTACTTGATTTTAGAGATTTTCATTGATGAATCATTGATCTTACCTGCAGATCCCACAGGTGACTTGTCCGTTACCTGAACAGTGGGTGTTGTTGATTATAAGCGGCTCTTCACAGCGACACTCACACTCAGTCTTTAAAGTGACGGTCAGAGTGTCTTTGATTCCCAGAGGTCTGATAGTGAACGACTTCTCATTCATGCACGAGTCTGCCGTAACGGTCACATCGAAGGAGATCTGCAGAGAGCAGGGTCAGACATTGTTAacatccaaaattaaaaaacaattactTAATGaacatctaaataaaaaaaatggaactTAATTAACATCTAAATAAAGAAACaactttattaacatttaaatatagAAACAACAACttaattcacatttaaataCCAAAAAAATAGCAATGTTAAATAGAAACATAACCACTGAGGGACTGAGGGTTGTGTCATCTCTCCACATCACCCTTTCCCTTCCAGACTGGAACAACAATGCCCGTGTTCCAGTCACTAGGGATGATGCCAGTTCTCCGTACAGAGCAGATGAGAGCATGCAACCACATGAGGGAGGTTATACCGCCCGCCTTGAGCCAGCCTGGATCCCACATATACCCAGTGGTTAACAGGCCTTTAGTTTGTTCACCACCTTCGAGTCTCTTGACAGTTGTGGATCACAGTGTACAGGTGGGTCCACACTCACTGAGTCTGCAGCATCCATTTGGAGCTCACAACTGGGAAGATCTGCCCAATACAACTCCTCAAAGTAGCCAGACCTTTGTTCCTTGATATCGGACTCCTCTGTCAGGATCCTGCCATCAGGTGTCTTTACTGTGGAGCAGTGTGGAGAGAAAGCAGCTGCTCTGTATGGTCCTGTAAGCAGGGCAGGTATTACTTGTTCCCAAGTGGCAATCTACCGCCTCACACAGGCCATAAACCCTGGCTTCCACATCTCTGCATCGCCCTTGCAGCCTCACACCTCTCCTGCCAAGTTCAGTTTTGCAATCAAGTCTTGCCCTGTCATTCACCTCAATGATATCAAGGCTTTCCCCAGAGACGAGGGCCCCCCTCCTCCTTGTTATCTTTGGGATGCATTCACTGGCAGCAGCAAGGGTATCAGACTTGAAGTCCATCCAGAGAGACTCAAGATCTTGAGAGGCATCTGGTGTTCCAAGAGTGGCCTCGAGCCCAGCCGAATTCACCTGGCTCCTCAAGGCGACCGCCATCCAATCTGATTCGACCAGTCAGCCTTCCTGGGGCATCTCAGCCACGATTTCTGGGTTGGGACCATAAGCTGATGTTCATGACTAAAGAACTGGGCACTCCTGAAAGCTCTGCAGTCCCTGAGGTCAGTCTCCTTCTTTATGACACCATCATTGGACTcctcagtacctttctgatctcctccatcctgCAACCTTCGGTCATCAGACAATGGCCTTCTTTCCATACTCAAAACCAAACTttgaacctatggagacagaaccttcagtgctgcagctcccaccctctggaacactcttcctgcagacatccgtggcgctccatctctggacattttcaaaaaacatctcaagcaccatctgttcaccacagcctacagtctttactaaaccaccccttacactcatcctaccccttacatagtttgtccatgtatatgtgttcTTGTAAAGCATCATTGGGTTGCttaaaggcgctatataaattcaagctattattattataattagcAAGTCCAGCATAGCGAATCAGGTCTCTGGAACCCCAGTCTAGCAATTTTCAATCTCTGACTGCTGGCAAAGTCGAGGAGAATTGAGGCGCTTTCATCTCGTTGTCCAACCAAGCCAGCTTCCTCAACACTGCAGGATTGCAAGAGTCCTCTTGAGGATGTGCCTCATGTCGGCCCAGAAAGAGCGCCTCAAGTTGAGTCAAACAGTTGAGAACCGGTCGACAACACCTTAGCACCACCAGCAATGTATAACCTACCTGATCGACTCTTGTTGGTCAGGGATTTCCTCCTCATCTGTCAGGGTCCCAAGGACTTTACCCCCACTGCCTTCATGTGACCTGCAGCTGGTCTAACGGCTGCAGCATCAGAAGTACTACCCctgcacagatctttgattcATCTGTGTGATGTTTAGATGTGATGTAGTTGAAGTGTATGGAGATGCAAATCTCACACCCTGAGACTCTGGAGGCAAGGGACACCAGTCCCCTTTAGGGTTATATCTTTAAATATAACAGAACTTTATCAAAGTCTTTACTTCCCTTTAAAACATACCCTTATACCAAAAAAGCTTGGATGACCCTGCAGTCACACCCCCAAACATGATTAGTGGGACAGAAAACTGATGGAAGAACACTGCACATATTTCTGTCACATGACTTCATTCCAATCTGCAGTTCACAAATTTATTCTGGAGaaagaacagagaaaaaaaatgaaagctctTACTTCCTGCCCCTCGGGCACACTGTCACAGATGCCTTggctgccccctgctggcccAGGGTTGGAACATATCGGTCTGTATTCAACTCTGACATCTTCAGGCAGGTTTTCGTGAGTTAGAGTCACTTTGGATGACAACCTCTGGAGGTTTGATtcacagacaaaaaacaaatgtgggCATGGACCAAAATATACATAAtttatgtaataaataaaaacacaaggatATAAAAACCCAAATAATCACTCACATTATACGCTGCTTCGATCAGCTGAACCACGTTATCAGAATCAGCTGACAAAACGCCGACCTCTGATTTAGGAATCAGTTGAGACAGTTGCTGTCATCAAATGCACAGAGatgtcaaaaaaatgtaatttaacatAATATAACTGAATTTAATGCAATGtgatataatacaataaaaaataatatatgtaacataatataataaaataatccaATATGATAGTATGTAGCATGAAAAAATGTTATACAACATAATGCAACTTAATTTGATGTAATATGAAATGTAATATGTAATATTATGTTATATGAAATAGTGTTATAGAATGTAATGTAATATAATGTAAGAcaatatgatttattttaatataatatGAATTTAGAAATATCACTTAATGCAGAAATGTACGTTTTTTCATTTACCTTGTAGACGAGCTCCACTTCTTTTGTtactgcaaaaatgggctgaatgttattttttgttagCTGCATTGCTAACTGTCCCACAGATGGATAATCCTGCAGAAAAATTAATAAATCCGTCAGAAGTTTAAAGTTTCAACCACTGAACAACCCATCTGTCTTTTATAACAAATGTCACAGAGCCAGTCACATCCTGTTTAATTGATTCATAGTTAATTCTTTAACCAGAGGTTTTACTTCTGTGATtttgttgaacattttcatcttcagtttgggttttgattaattttacTTTCTATATTATTGCACTGACTGTGTTGGACACTGGTTAAACACATCAGGGTGATGACCACCCTACTGGACCCAAGGGTGTGAGACTGGGAGGAAAGAGATGCAGGGCTTGATTTTAAGGAGATACAGGTGCAACAACTGGGAGACACAAGGAAGGGTTCAAAGAAACAAGTCGAAGGGATAAAACAACCGCGAGAGGGCTCAAGTGAAACCTCCAGAACAGAGCAGCAGGGTGTGAGGACCTGAAAGTGAAAGACATTTATTTCCCCTCTGGGCCTCCGTACTCACCATATGACTGCTCTCCCTGTAAATGCTGTTGAACATGTGACACTGCTCATCGTTCGGCTCCAGAATCCCGGCCAGTTTTCCATCTCCAGCCATGTGGAAACCGGCGTCGGTGGTCAGGACGATGAGCCGTGTGCTGCTATTCCTCCAGCCAATTTTATCCTGATCAAGTAAGAACAAAAATGGGGACgaaattcaaatatttattcagtTATGACGGATATATATTTACAacaataatatcaataatagTCATGTTAGCtgatcatcatcattatcataaaattaaacacaataaacactaaaataattatcagcataataataataatattaatgataataatacatTATAATAGTAGTAGTGTAAGTGATTAATTTCTAtgtgactgattgattgattgattgactgaacTAAGGGGTTATCTGAAACTGATTGATTCTTGTCTGATCATCTTCTCACCCCACACACGGCAGCCTGCATCATGGCGTCCAGACTTCCTTCGGGTATGTCCAAGTTTCCAGAGATCCGCTGCTTGTTCACCTCCCTCGCGAAATCTTTCTCATCTGGCGTCAGGCTGAGTACATGTCTATACCCAAATGCAGCCTGACAATCCTGGGCGTCCTCGTCACATGGTGTCTTCAGCTTTTGCTCGTTGGTGTTGGTGTATGGGAGGACGGTTTTATCCACGAACgctccaaaccctgaaaaacaacatCTATGTATGACTGATCATGTAAATGCTTTAGTTAGAAAACACTGACATATCATATTTGACGATCAGATATTGAtctaaaaaatcattttttgtatAGAAATGATAGAACAGTTGTCCATTCAACAATGaccacttttctttcttttgtctcatttatattttaaaatgaactgacatagaaatgataaaaaaaaacggttaacattatttaacattttaccaATTTGACCAGATCGAGTGATTCTCTTCAGAGCTTTGAAAAGGTCTTTTCctaattttttcacattttccagATCATCCTTCATGGAGAAAGACAAATCCATCAGGTAGTAAAGATCCACAGGGTAACCCTGAACACGTTTAAAGTAAACTCTGAAGGTCTGTGGGAGCCCTGAAAGAGAACAAGCAagataaaaccattaaaaatctgtcaaaaaagacctaaaaacacaaacaaaacaacataacatcattaaaaaaaattactcaaAGGGACCtaaaaacagacagaacatttttaaaccattaaaaatcaatcaaaagacctacaaacaaacagaacaagataaaaccatttaaacacaCTCAAAGGGAcctaaaacacaaacagaacCTGAAAACATGCCACAACCCTAAGATGGATTTAGGTGACAGTTCTGAATATACATgctttgaaaataattaaaatgccACCACTAAAGGGTAAATTTGGCTCACCTGGCCTCAGACTGAGGCTCATGCTCTGTGGTCTCAGCTGGATCGGTTCCTGCTGGGTTAACGAGCCAGATAGAGAATCATCCCGTTCCACAATTGCATGATTTTCAGGGGAGATGATTTCTTCTCTCCTGCAGCCTTTCTTTAAGAGTTCAGCCCTTGTGTCACAGCGAACAGCTTCCTGCTCACCAGTTTTGGTAAAATCCTGATAAAATgatataaagaaaaattaagtaATTCAATTAAAACCCAACAAAAAATGGTATTAGACCCTCTAACAGACTATGGTAGACTACAGAAACCCCTACAACTATGGTAGACTACAGAAACCCCTACAGACGATGGTAGACTACAAAAAATACTACAGATTATGTTAGACTACAGAATAAATCACAGATTATGGTGGACCAGTGGTTTCAAATAAGGGTACACATACCATAGGGGTACGTGAGATGTGGCAGGAGGCACTCTATCTCTCTGCCAGCACTCTGATCGCAGGGCGGCACCTGCGTGTTTACTAATACAGGTGTGCCACACCtcgcatgccttatctcctcccGCTTATCTCCTGAGGTGGCCACAGCGTGGTGGAGCCTTTTATTTGGCGTGGCAGGATCCTTGTGTGGCGTGGCAGACACAACAGCGCACATCTTTACCTACAGGTAATGCGCGCTATCTATGGTCTCCTCTGTGCGTAATACGTGCGTTTGGTGACACGGTTTCTCCATGTTACAGCCACAGCACAGCTGACGGCTGCTGTGTGGCTGGCTTGTAGCTGGCAACACAGGGGACGGATTGCTCTGCTGGTGGCTCGTCGGGTCAGTGGTGCATCTGTATGGTAAGTTGGCGCTGTCCGCCTTTTCTGCTTGCTTGTTACTTGGCTTCTGGCTGACTGCTGTGCTTTTTTTGTGCAGCGGTGAGGCGGAGCTGCAGTCTGGAAGCTCTCATCCTCTGTGTGCTCTGTGTCTGAGCTGATCCCTGCTATTGGTATGTATATGTGCCTAAATGTCATTAATTTAGCCCTGATTACACAATTTAATGATAGTTTGATTcattaaatattgatttatatAATGAAGCGAAAGATAAAAGaaggtttctccctctctctctcctctgctccgTGTGTGACGGCACTTTTTACGCAGAGCCAGGAGGTCAgtgctgttttgtttctctgtttcatgCACAGTGAATGactgtcaatcactgtattcacaatcactccattcataaagaggttcatttttttgtgtgtgaagaAATGTTTATCTATAACTAAGTTTATAATTTCATAACAAGTTTGAGAAGAGATTTTTATTATGACCCCAAAAAGGGGCACTAAGCTGtattttttatgattaaattattctttttttttttttaggtttttagttctttcttgTTCTTTCTAGGTCTATGTTTTATTTCCAAATAGTTCAAGAGAGACCGCTGCAGCTGAGCAGTGTTTTTCACACTTGtggttttaaatggttttatgtCACTGTTTTCACGACATTAGTTTGAATACCCACATTTAGTGATGAGAAGATTTGCCATGAATTTAgttatgcatttttaacattcaaaatgtttgaaaaaaaaatacatatataatatttaaaatctgaaagtgttagttacaaagtttgatcaGTTAGATGGCTGTCACGGCTCTGTTTAaggtctttctttttggccaaaaagctttgtgCTCTACTTGGCTGAAAAAGTATTTCACTGGGAGTAAATCCctgaaaaaatgttgagaacAGTGGCAtacacagactttttcaagggcaggggcgaaaagaaaaaaagggcacatacagcgtgtctcgccactgaagagggcagtAAGCTCGgcgtgttttcgagggcactttagacatgtttatatgttatacaaatggcacattatatagtcttaaaacagacttaactagacagactactcaagttagtttgtagttaggatcagcatccacaagaactgtgtagactCAAccttggactgtgaagaacacacataaataaataaataaaaccctagggggtctgggggtcttcccctaGAAcgttttcaattaagtagatgccatttcctgtattctagtgcattttaacaccataatACCACCAGATAATCccaactggttctgtgagatatagttctggctcaatatagatcaaaaaaggacccaacataaaagtcattgctgCTACCTGTTATCTGCTTGTTAACTGTCATCTGATTGTTGTTAACTGTCATCTGATTGTTGTTAACTGTCATCTGATTGTTAGCTGTTCTTTCATAGTTGTTAACTCTTCTCTGATTGCTGCTGCCTCTTATCTTACTGTTAACTTTTGTCTGATTGTTGTTAACTGTTGAGATGTTTTTTAACTGCTGTCTGATTGTTGTTTACTGTCGTCTGATTGTTAACGGTTCTTTGATAGTTGTTAACTCTTCTCTGATTGCTGCTACCTATTATCTGATTGTTAACTGTCGTCTGATTGTTGTTAACTGTCGTGTGAATGATGTTAACTGTCATCTGATTGTTGTTAATTGTCCTCTTATTGTTGTTAACTGTTATCTGATTGTTGTGAAGAGTCAtctgattgttgttgttgattgTTGTAACTTGATTCTCACCAGTTGTTTGCACCAGACACAGAAAGCTCCTGATTGGATGCAGTCATTGCAGGAGTTTATCACAGACTTTGAGCAAACTTGTTCTTGTGAAGACACTGCTGAAATTGAaacaaaaagatattttttaattgttcttaATCAGAATTTAAATCCACTGTGCACAATTAGTTGTTGCAATTTCACTTTTATTATCCATGAATCTTCAGCTAATCATTTAGGTTCAGTAtattatgtaaataaaactgCAATATTTAATACtttaactgaacatttcttaattaaactgaaaatataGCACACCCTTATATAATTTAGCTgacctttttaaaattaaaatgcaattatAAAATGTCCTTTAATACTTGAAATGacaatttataaataaaactgtaacTATAACATGTCCTTTTATAATTTAACTAACCAATTCTACATAAAACTGGAAACATATAACGCCATCTAATACTTGAACTGACCACTTCTCCATAAACCTGGAAATATAAAATGTCCTTTGATACTTGAATCGACCATTTCCTAATAGAACTGGAAATATATAAAGTCCTTTAATACTTAAACTGACCATTTCTAAATAAACTGGAAATATAAAATATCCTTTAATG
This genomic window contains:
- the itgb2 gene encoding integrin beta-2 isoform X1 translates to MLDMDQCWKLILLLLMTANAVSSQEQVCSKSVINSCNDCIQSGAFCVWCKQLDFTKTGEQEAVRCDTRAELLKKGCRREEIISPENHAIVERDDSLSGSLTQQEPIQLRPQSMSLSLRPGLPQTFRVYFKRVQGYPVDLYYLMDLSFSMKDDLENVKKLGKDLFKALKRITRSGQIGFGAFVDKTVLPYTNTNEQKLKTPCDEDAQDCQAAFGYRHVLSLTPDEKDFAREVNKQRISGNLDIPEGSLDAMMQAAVCGDKIGWRNSSTRLIVLTTDAGFHMAGDGKLAGILEPNDEQCHMFNSIYRESSHMDYPSVGQLAMQLTKNNIQPIFAVTKEVELVYKQLSQLIPKSEVGVLSADSDNVVQLIEAAYNRLSSKVTLTHENLPEDVRVEYRPICSNPGPAGGSQGICDSVPEGQEISFDVTVTADSCMNEKSFTIRPLGIKDTLTVTLKTECECRCEEPLIINNTHCSGNGQVTCGICSCREGFVGQFCNCSVGDKDEAALRVLCRKENGTECGGRGDCECGRCQCHATDSGSTFYGKYCECDNEHCEKYQNKLCGGNGKCICGKCECNPGYEGSACQCEKKDDKCQTDDKGTVCFGRGRCKCNRCECNEGYQLPKCQTCLGCPDPCQTKLNCIECQGFGLGAFKNNCSVECTNVTVKLVDQFSFPTKQCQQKDSEGCWIKFKLEQLIGPDHYEAEILKERDCPKPPNVFAIIGGSLALVALIGILILMLVKTLIYFKDLKEFKKFENEKKKSKWAEADNPLFQNATTTVANPTFTGE
- the itgb2 gene encoding integrin beta-2 isoform X2, whose amino-acid sequence is MLDMDQCWKLILLLLMTANVSSQEQVCSKSVINSCNDCIQSGAFCVWCKQLDFTKTGEQEAVRCDTRAELLKKGCRREEIISPENHAIVERDDSLSGSLTQQEPIQLRPQSMSLSLRPGLPQTFRVYFKRVQGYPVDLYYLMDLSFSMKDDLENVKKLGKDLFKALKRITRSGQIGFGAFVDKTVLPYTNTNEQKLKTPCDEDAQDCQAAFGYRHVLSLTPDEKDFAREVNKQRISGNLDIPEGSLDAMMQAAVCGDKIGWRNSSTRLIVLTTDAGFHMAGDGKLAGILEPNDEQCHMFNSIYRESSHMDYPSVGQLAMQLTKNNIQPIFAVTKEVELVYKQLSQLIPKSEVGVLSADSDNVVQLIEAAYNRLSSKVTLTHENLPEDVRVEYRPICSNPGPAGGSQGICDSVPEGQEISFDVTVTADSCMNEKSFTIRPLGIKDTLTVTLKTECECRCEEPLIINNTHCSGNGQVTCGICSCREGFVGQFCNCSVGDKDEAALRVLCRKENGTECGGRGDCECGRCQCHATDSGSTFYGKYCECDNEHCEKYQNKLCGGNGKCICGKCECNPGYEGSACQCEKKDDKCQTDDKGTVCFGRGRCKCNRCECNEGYQLPKCQTCLGCPDPCQTKLNCIECQGFGLGAFKNNCSVECTNVTVKLVDQFSFPTKQCQQKDSEGCWIKFKLEQLIGPDHYEAEILKERDCPKPPNVFAIIGGSLALVALIGILILMLVKTLIYFKDLKEFKKFENEKKKSKWAEADNPLFQNATTTVANPTFTGE
- the itgb2 gene encoding integrin beta-2 isoform X3; its protein translation is MDFTKTGEQEAVRCDTRAELLKKGCRREEIISPENHAIVERDDSLSGSLTQQEPIQLRPQSMSLSLRPGLPQTFRVYFKRVQGYPVDLYYLMDLSFSMKDDLENVKKLGKDLFKALKRITRSGQIGFGAFVDKTVLPYTNTNEQKLKTPCDEDAQDCQAAFGYRHVLSLTPDEKDFAREVNKQRISGNLDIPEGSLDAMMQAAVCGDKIGWRNSSTRLIVLTTDAGFHMAGDGKLAGILEPNDEQCHMFNSIYRESSHMDYPSVGQLAMQLTKNNIQPIFAVTKEVELVYKQLSQLIPKSEVGVLSADSDNVVQLIEAAYNRLSSKVTLTHENLPEDVRVEYRPICSNPGPAGGSQGICDSVPEGQEISFDVTVTADSCMNEKSFTIRPLGIKDTLTVTLKTECECRCEEPLIINNTHCSGNGQVTCGICSCREGFVGQFCNCSVGDKDEAALRVLCRKENGTECGGRGDCECGRCQCHATDSGSTFYGKYCECDNEHCEKYQNKLCGGNGKCICGKCECNPGYEGSACQCEKKDDKCQTDDKGTVCFGRGRCKCNRCECNEGYQLPKCQTCLGCPDPCQTKLNCIECQGFGLGAFKNNCSVECTNVTVKLVDQFSFPTKQCQQKDSEGCWIKFKLEQLIGPDHYEAEILKERDCPKPPNVFAIIGGSLALVALIGILILMLVKTLIYFKDLKEFKKFENEKKKSKWAEADNPLFQNATTTVANPTFTGE